A region of Paenimyroides aestuarii DNA encodes the following proteins:
- a CDS encoding pseudouridine synthase codes for MNPLEIIYQDEHLVAINKPHDLLVHQSSIARNAEEFAIQIVRDQIGQKVFPVHRLDRKTSGVLLFALDKETNRNLVKQFTNKSTEKKYWAIVRGFCTDELTIDYALHRDDGVLQDAVTKIKTLEKAEIDLPHGKHTTSRYSLIEAEPLTGRMHQIRKHMAHILHPIIGDRPHGCNKQNKLWLEKFGMKTMLLHAHSLAFTHPQSNQRIYLTAKPSQVFTNVYELLGFKTLNL; via the coding sequence ATGAATCCACTCGAAATTATTTATCAAGACGAGCATTTGGTTGCCATTAACAAGCCCCACGATTTACTGGTTCATCAATCGTCAATAGCCCGAAACGCTGAAGAATTTGCCATTCAAATAGTGCGTGATCAAATTGGCCAGAAAGTGTTTCCCGTGCATCGATTAGACCGAAAAACATCGGGCGTTTTGCTTTTTGCTTTGGATAAAGAAACCAACAGAAATTTAGTGAAACAGTTTACCAACAAATCAACCGAAAAAAAATATTGGGCAATTGTTCGTGGATTTTGCACCGATGAATTAACGATTGATTATGCTTTGCATCGTGATGATGGTGTGTTGCAAGATGCTGTTACCAAAATAAAAACACTAGAAAAAGCCGAAATTGATTTACCTCATGGAAAACACACAACATCTCGTTACAGTTTAATTGAAGCCGAGCCATTAACCGGACGCATGCACCAAATACGCAAACACATGGCACATATTTTACACCCAATTATTGGCGATCGTCCGCATGGTTGCAACAAACAGAACAAATTGTGGCTGGAGAAATTTGGCATGAAAACCATGTTGCTGCATGCGCACAGTTTAGCGTTTACCCATCCGCAAAGCAACCAACGCATTTATTTAACAGCAAAACCTTCGCAAGTATTCACAAATGTTTATGAACTGCTTGGTTTTAAAACTCTAAATTTGTAA
- a CDS encoding endonuclease/exonuclease/phosphatase family protein, producing the protein MEIGFYCFSALLVFASLVPLIQNQHWFFRIFDFGKVQILVLQLLVFIAAWFLLPKSTNFYIMQAALMGCMIYEMYLLYPYTPLYNIETKTKNQNSSKSISILSTNIYQFNKEYHRFLNLVNEVNPDIILTMESNQDWENALQPLKEQYPYFCEIALENTYGMHLYSKIEMTNCQKHYFMADDIPSIEAAFKTNDGFEFVFFGVHPPPPSPTEEENAKERDGELLAVAKKVKQNKKPTVVIGDFNNVAWAKSSVLFRKTSETIDPRIGRGFISTFHANYKLLRFPIDQMFHTTDIFVEKLKALQPIGSDHLPLYCSFFIDKINNDQEDLVEPIEKEDYEDINEMIEEGKNEESNRESVATE; encoded by the coding sequence ATGGAAATTGGTTTTTATTGTTTTTCGGCGCTTTTGGTTTTTGCATCATTAGTACCTCTTATACAAAATCAGCATTGGTTTTTCAGAATTTTCGATTTTGGTAAAGTCCAAATTTTAGTACTGCAACTTCTTGTTTTTATTGCGGCGTGGTTTCTGCTGCCAAAATCTACAAACTTCTATATCATGCAAGCAGCGCTAATGGGTTGTATGATTTATGAAATGTATTTGTTGTATCCTTACACCCCACTTTATAATATCGAAACAAAAACTAAAAACCAAAATTCATCTAAAAGTATTTCTATTTTATCCACCAATATTTATCAGTTTAACAAAGAATACCATCGGTTTTTAAACCTTGTTAATGAGGTAAATCCTGATATTATTCTCACCATGGAATCGAATCAAGATTGGGAAAATGCTCTGCAACCTTTAAAAGAACAATATCCTTATTTTTGTGAAATTGCTTTAGAAAATACTTATGGAATGCATCTTTATTCTAAAATTGAAATGACCAACTGCCAAAAGCACTATTTCATGGCAGATGATATTCCGAGCATTGAAGCTGCGTTTAAAACCAACGACGGTTTTGAATTTGTGTTTTTTGGTGTGCATCCGCCACCGCCAAGCCCTACCGAAGAAGAAAATGCCAAAGAACGAGATGGCGAATTATTAGCTGTTGCAAAAAAAGTAAAGCAAAACAAAAAACCTACGGTGGTTATTGGCGATTTTAATAATGTGGCATGGGCAAAATCATCGGTTTTGTTTAGAAAAACTTCTGAAACGATTGACCCCCGAATTGGTCGTGGTTTTATATCAACTTTTCACGCAAATTATAAATTATTGCGTTTTCCGATTGATCAAATGTTTCATACTACCGATATTTTTGTGGAAAAACTAAAGGCATTGCAACCTATTGGTTCGGATCATTTGCCCTTATACTGCTCTTTTTTTATCGACAAAATAAACAATGATCAAGAAGATTTAGTGGAACCTATCGAAAAAGAAGACTATGAAGATATAAATGAAATGATTGAGGAAGGAAAAAATGAAGAAAGCAACCGCGAAAGTGTTGCCACAGAATAA
- a CDS encoding dipeptidyl peptidase 3, which produces MKFNQFALIALAVASITACNKEDKMQHETRRIDSLKNIQFQPEQFADVQVLKYDIPGWEKLTLKEKKLVYYLAQAGYSGRDIFWDQNYKYNLKIRTALENIYTNYKGDRSSENWKKFETYLKRIWFSNGIHHHYSNDKIKPGFPQTYLQKLLKDTKTNLSASIVEILFNDVDAKKVNLNESKGLVQGSAVNFYGKGLNAADVEKFYANMPQPDSLRPLSFGLNSKLVRTESGKIEERIWRSGGMYGAAINKIVFWLEKAVKVSENKEQAEALNILIDFYKTGDLKKWDDYNVAWVKATEGNIDYINGFIEVYNDPLGHKASYESTVQIKDFDMSAKMEVISKSAQWFEDNSPLMPEHKKKNVVGVSYKTVIVAAESGDTSPATPIGVNLPNADWIRAEHGSKSISLGNIIEAYNKAGGSDKLKEFAFDENEIQLSERYSELADKLHTALHEVIGHASGQLNPGVGTPKETLKSYASTLEEGRADLVALYYLYDKKIQDLGLVDDWKSLGMAAYNDYIRNGLMTQLVRIEPGSDIEEAHMRNRQWVSAWVYEKGKAENVIEKVVRDNKTYFKINNYERLHELFGELLRETQRIKSEGDFKAAKSLVENYGVKVDKELHKEVLERNKKFNTAPYRGFVNPILVPVTNEQGEITDIVVTYPKTFAEQMLYYSKNYNFLPLEN; this is translated from the coding sequence ATGAAATTTAATCAATTTGCCCTAATAGCTTTGGCAGTTGCTTCGATAACTGCTTGCAACAAAGAAGACAAAATGCAGCATGAAACGCGCAGGATAGACAGTTTGAAAAACATTCAGTTTCAACCCGAGCAATTTGCCGATGTGCAAGTGTTGAAATACGATATTCCGGGTTGGGAAAAACTAACCCTGAAAGAAAAAAAACTAGTCTATTATTTGGCACAAGCAGGATATTCGGGTCGCGATATTTTTTGGGATCAAAACTACAAATACAACCTAAAAATTCGCACAGCCTTAGAAAACATCTATACCAACTACAAAGGCGATAGATCTAGTGAAAACTGGAAAAAATTTGAAACCTATTTAAAACGAATTTGGTTTTCAAACGGTATTCACCATCATTATTCCAACGATAAAATAAAACCAGGTTTTCCGCAAACGTATCTTCAAAAACTATTAAAAGACACCAAAACAAACCTAAGTGCAAGCATTGTGGAAATCCTTTTTAACGATGTAGATGCCAAGAAAGTCAACCTAAACGAATCGAAAGGTTTGGTACAAGGGTCGGCTGTAAATTTTTATGGCAAAGGATTAAATGCGGCCGACGTAGAAAAATTCTATGCCAACATGCCGCAACCAGATAGCTTGCGCCCCCTTTCTTTTGGATTGAATTCAAAATTGGTACGAACAGAATCGGGCAAAATAGAAGAACGCATTTGGCGCAGTGGCGGAATGTATGGTGCTGCTATCAACAAAATTGTTTTTTGGTTAGAAAAAGCTGTAAAAGTATCAGAAAATAAAGAACAAGCCGAAGCTTTAAATATTTTGATTGATTTTTACAAAACTGGCGACCTTAAAAAATGGGACGATTACAACGTGGCGTGGGTAAAAGCAACCGAAGGAAATATCGATTATATCAATGGATTTATAGAAGTGTATAACGATCCATTGGGTCACAAAGCTTCGTATGAATCAACTGTGCAGATAAAAGATTTTGATATGTCTGCTAAAATGGAAGTGATTTCTAAAAGTGCGCAGTGGTTTGAAGACAATTCCCCTTTAATGCCCGAACATAAAAAGAAAAATGTGGTAGGCGTTTCTTATAAAACAGTTATTGTGGCAGCAGAAAGTGGCGACACCTCTCCCGCAACACCGATTGGAGTGAATTTACCCAATGCCGATTGGATTCGTGCTGAGCATGGATCTAAATCTATTTCGTTAGGAAACATTATTGAAGCATACAACAAAGCAGGCGGAAGTGATAAATTAAAAGAATTTGCCTTCGATGAAAATGAAATACAATTATCGGAACGATACAGCGAATTGGCAGATAAATTGCACACGGCTTTGCACGAAGTAATTGGGCATGCATCAGGGCAACTAAATCCTGGAGTGGGCACTCCCAAAGAAACACTAAAAAGCTACGCATCTACTTTAGAAGAAGGGCGTGCCGATTTAGTAGCATTATACTATTTATACGACAAAAAGATACAAGATTTAGGCTTGGTAGATGATTGGAAAAGCTTGGGAATGGCTGCATACAATGATTATATCCGCAATGGCTTAATGACGCAATTGGTGCGTATTGAACCAGGCAGTGATATTGAAGAAGCACACATGCGCAATCGCCAATGGGTTTCGGCTTGGGTGTATGAAAAAGGAAAAGCAGAAAATGTAATAGAAAAAGTGGTTCGGGACAACAAAACCTATTTTAAAATAAACAATTATGAACGTTTACATGAATTGTTTGGAGAACTACTGCGAGAAACGCAACGCATAAAATCGGAAGGTGATTTTAAAGCCGCTAAAAGTTTGGTAGAAAACTACGGGGTAAAAGTTGACAAAGAACTGCATAAAGAAGTGTTGGAACGCAACAAAAAATTCAACACAGCACCATATCGCGGTTTTGTAAACCCAATTTTAGTTCCTGTAACCAATGAACAAGGCGAAATTACCGATATAGTGGTCACCTACCCCAAAACCTTTGCAGAACAAATGTTGTATTACTCTAAAAATTATAATTTCTTACCTTTGGAGAATTAA
- a CDS encoding cyclase family protein has protein sequence MKTTIQHNNKTYAIDLSQPIDISLPIQNNEQNPIAWYLDQPEINPVVMGDFVGSVASGKSSTNFNNILFNPHGHGTHTECLGHITKDFYSINQTLKTFFFTAELISIEPELIDDDLVITKNQIENALQNESPEALIIRTLPNSIDKKHKKYSNTNPAYLSEEAAVFIREMGIEHLLIDLPSVDKEVDEGKLVAHKAFWNVTNIHQVNADARFHCTITELVFIENEIEDGTYILNLQIASFENDASPSKPVVFKVL, from the coding sequence ATGAAAACAACCATACAACATAACAACAAAACATACGCTATCGATTTATCACAACCCATCGATATTTCGTTACCCATTCAAAACAATGAGCAAAATCCCATTGCTTGGTATTTGGATCAGCCTGAAATAAATCCGGTGGTTATGGGCGATTTTGTGGGTAGTGTGGCATCGGGCAAATCATCAACAAACTTTAATAATATTTTGTTCAATCCGCATGGTCATGGTACGCATACCGAATGTTTGGGGCATATTACCAAAGATTTTTATTCAATTAATCAAACCCTAAAAACGTTTTTTTTTACGGCTGAATTAATTTCTATTGAGCCTGAATTGATTGATGATGATTTGGTTATTACCAAAAATCAAATTGAAAATGCATTGCAAAATGAATCACCTGAAGCTTTAATTATCCGAACACTTCCAAATTCAATCGATAAAAAGCATAAAAAATATTCCAATACCAATCCAGCTTATTTATCAGAAGAAGCGGCGGTTTTCATCAGAGAAATGGGAATAGAGCATTTGTTGATCGATTTGCCAAGTGTGGACAAAGAAGTTGATGAAGGGAAATTAGTGGCGCATAAAGCCTTTTGGAATGTAACAAACATTCATCAAGTAAATGCCGATGCTCGTTTTCATTGCACCATTACCGAATTGGTTTTTATTGAAAATGAAATCGAAGACGGAACGTATATTTTAAACCTGCAAATTGCTTCTTTCGAAAACGACGCATCACCAAGTAAACCTGTGGTTTTTAAAGTTTTATAA
- the hemW gene encoding radical SAM family heme chaperone HemW, with the protein MAGIYIHIPFCKQACHYCDFHFSTSMKKKEEMIAALHRELFLRRNEITEPVETIYFGGGTPSVLSNNEINLLVDAIYQLFDVVQKPEITLEANPDDLTADRIKELALSKINRLSIGIQSFFDEDLKMMNRAHNADEAWNSLQEAKKYFDNISIDLIYGIPEMTVDRWQQNVQKALDLNIPHISSYALTVEPKTALATLIKNGKIPMPDDGVAHEHFLLLIEMLEKSGFIHYELSNFGKPDYFSKNNSAYWLGKNYLGIGPSAHSFNGENRSWNIANNSLYINAIQQDKLPSEEEVLSKNDRYNEYIMTGLRTVWGVSLEKIKSDFGQYYLDYLLKNTEIFLINEQLIIENNILKTTLKGKFFCDGIASELFKIN; encoded by the coding sequence ATGGCAGGTATTTATATCCATATTCCTTTTTGTAAACAAGCTTGTCATTACTGCGATTTTCATTTTTCTACCTCGATGAAAAAGAAAGAGGAAATGATTGCCGCATTGCATCGGGAACTTTTTTTGCGAAGAAATGAAATTACAGAGCCCGTAGAAACCATTTATTTTGGTGGAGGAACTCCGAGTGTTTTATCGAACAATGAAATTAATTTGTTGGTTGATGCCATTTATCAGCTATTTGATGTTGTTCAGAAGCCGGAGATTACATTGGAAGCCAATCCAGATGATTTAACGGCAGATCGAATCAAAGAATTGGCTCTATCGAAAATTAATCGTTTAAGTATCGGAATACAATCTTTTTTTGATGAAGATTTAAAAATGATGAACCGGGCGCATAATGCTGATGAAGCGTGGAATTCGTTGCAAGAAGCCAAAAAATATTTTGATAATATTTCGATCGATTTAATTTATGGAATTCCCGAAATGACAGTTGATCGCTGGCAGCAAAACGTTCAGAAAGCCTTAGATTTAAACATTCCGCATATATCGAGTTACGCTTTAACTGTTGAACCCAAAACAGCATTGGCCACCTTGATAAAAAATGGAAAAATCCCCATGCCAGACGACGGAGTTGCCCACGAACATTTTTTGTTATTGATAGAAATGCTGGAAAAATCAGGATTTATTCATTACGAATTATCTAATTTTGGAAAACCCGATTATTTCTCTAAAAATAATTCTGCGTATTGGTTAGGAAAGAACTATTTAGGAATTGGTCCTTCGGCGCATAGTTTTAACGGTGAAAACCGCTCGTGGAATATCGCCAATAATTCGTTGTACATAAACGCCATTCAGCAAGATAAATTACCAAGCGAAGAGGAAGTTTTATCCAAAAATGATCGCTACAACGAATATATAATGACGGGGTTGCGAACGGTTTGGGGTGTATCATTAGAAAAAATTAAAAGCGATTTTGGACAATATTATCTAGATTATTTATTGAAAAACACAGAAATTTTTCTGATTAACGAACAGTTGATAATTGAAAACAATATTTTAAAAACCACATTAAAAGGTAAATTCTTTTGCGACGGCATTGCAAGTGAATTGTTTAAAATTAACTAG
- the ruvC gene encoding crossover junction endodeoxyribonuclease RuvC — protein sequence MANERIILGIDPGTTIMGFGLIKVVKNSMEFMQLNELNLAKMTDPYLKLQRIFERTIELIDTHHPDEIAIEAPFFGKNVQSMLKLGRAQGVAMAAGLSRQIPVTEYEPKKIKMAITGNGNASKEQVAKMLQQLLGLKELPKNLDSTDGLAAAVCHYFNSGKTVVGKSYSGWGAFVSQNADRVNKK from the coding sequence TTGGCAAACGAACGTATTATATTAGGAATTGATCCCGGAACAACCATTATGGGTTTTGGATTGATTAAAGTGGTGAAAAATTCCATGGAATTCATGCAACTGAACGAGTTAAATCTTGCCAAAATGACCGATCCTTATTTAAAGTTGCAACGCATTTTTGAACGCACCATTGAATTGATCGATACGCATCATCCCGATGAAATAGCAATAGAAGCACCGTTTTTTGGAAAAAATGTACAATCGATGCTGAAATTGGGTAGGGCACAAGGTGTGGCAATGGCAGCAGGTTTGTCGCGACAAATTCCTGTAACCGAATACGAGCCCAAAAAGATAAAAATGGCAATTACAGGCAACGGAAATGCAAGTAAAGAACAAGTAGCCAAAATGTTGCAGCAATTGTTGGGTTTAAAAGAATTGCCCAAAAACCTAGATTCTACCGATGGTTTGGCAGCTGCGGTTTGTCATTATTTTAACTCAGGAAAAACCGTTGTGGGCAAAAGCTATTCAGGTTGGGGCGCGTTTGTTAGTCAAAACGCCGATCGTGTAAATAAAAAATAA
- a CDS encoding isoaspartyl peptidase/L-asparaginase gives MKIIIHGGFFSESTTNLETKIAKQQALLRIVKDAYAYLQNHSALETVVYAVSQLEDDELFNAGIGSQIQSDGKIRMSASLMDGESQKMSGVINIEDVKNPIQVAEVLMQVDDRILGGSGATNFARKHGFEVFSTEISQRRAEYEAKVQSLGTGTVGCVVLDKNGKIAVATSTGGKGFEIPGRVSDSATVAGNYANSFCGVSLTGVGEDIVSGAVAAKIVTRVTDGFSLEQAFEKTFAELKPYDGFAGAIAIDNQGNIFHQDSHPSMVFASFDGVKEEVFQ, from the coding sequence ATGAAAATCATTATTCACGGTGGTTTTTTCTCTGAATCAACCACCAATTTAGAAACCAAAATTGCCAAACAACAAGCACTTTTACGCATTGTGAAAGATGCTTATGCGTATTTGCAAAATCATTCGGCATTAGAAACAGTGGTCTATGCAGTTTCGCAGTTAGAAGACGATGAATTGTTTAATGCTGGAATTGGTTCTCAAATTCAATCCGACGGAAAAATAAGAATGAGTGCTTCTTTAATGGATGGCGAAAGTCAGAAAATGAGCGGTGTGATTAATATCGAAGATGTAAAAAACCCCATTCAAGTGGCAGAGGTTTTAATGCAGGTTGACGACCGGATTTTAGGCGGAAGCGGAGCGACAAACTTTGCCCGAAAGCACGGATTTGAAGTTTTTTCTACTGAAATTTCACAGCGAAGAGCCGAATACGAAGCAAAAGTACAATCGTTAGGAACAGGAACTGTTGGTTGTGTTGTTTTAGATAAAAACGGAAAAATTGCAGTTGCTACTTCAACAGGCGGTAAAGGTTTTGAAATTCCTGGACGAGTGTCCGATTCAGCTACCGTAGCCGGAAATTATGCCAATTCATTTTGCGGTGTAAGCTTAACAGGTGTGGGGGAAGATATTGTGAGCGGTGCTGTGGCAGCAAAAATTGTAACCCGTGTTACCGATGGTTTTTCGTTAGAACAAGCGTTTGAAAAAACCTTTGCCGAATTAAAACCTTACGATGGTTTTGCAGGAGCAATTGCGATTGACAATCAGGGTAATATCTTTCATCAAGATTCGCATCCGTCGATGGTATTTGCAAGTTTTGATGGTGTAAAGGAAGAAGTTTTTCAGTAA
- a CDS encoding cyanophycinase, which translates to MEILGKLIIIGGAVDKGSFTETNLDKDASKNLNFFETGILKRIIEESKHKEKSRIEVITTASKIPREIGPEYIKAFSYLEANNADVLYIENREQASNPEVLERLKAADVVMFTGGDQLRLTSILGGTPFVDLLISKYTNTEFIYAGTSAGAAAASNSMIYQGSSSEALLKGEVKITSGLGLIDDVVIDTHFVQRGRIGRLFQAVVSNPKVLGVGLGEDTGLLITNGHQMEAIGSGLVILVDGREVKDTSLTQVELGQPISINHLVTHVMSQFDKFDLNTYKMSIHSSQYTN; encoded by the coding sequence ATGGAAATATTAGGAAAATTAATTATAATAGGTGGTGCTGTAGATAAGGGAAGTTTTACAGAAACCAATTTAGATAAAGACGCTTCAAAGAATTTGAATTTTTTTGAAACAGGTATTCTAAAAAGAATCATTGAGGAATCAAAACATAAGGAAAAATCGCGTATTGAAGTGATTACAACTGCGTCGAAAATTCCAAGAGAAATAGGCCCCGAATATATTAAAGCATTCAGCTATTTAGAGGCAAACAACGCCGATGTTTTATATATTGAAAACCGCGAGCAAGCAAGCAATCCGGAGGTTTTAGAGCGCTTAAAAGCAGCAGATGTGGTAATGTTTACCGGCGGTGATCAATTGCGTTTAACTTCTATTTTAGGCGGAACTCCTTTTGTGGATTTATTGATTTCGAAATACACCAACACCGAATTTATCTATGCTGGAACATCAGCAGGTGCAGCAGCAGCCTCAAACAGCATGATTTATCAAGGAAGCAGTTCCGAAGCCTTGCTGAAAGGTGAAGTAAAAATCACGTCGGGTTTAGGGTTGATAGACGATGTGGTGATTGATACACACTTTGTTCAAAGAGGGCGAATTGGTCGTTTGTTTCAAGCAGTGGTGAGCAATCCAAAAGTTTTAGGTGTTGGTTTGGGTGAAGATACGGGCTTGTTGATTACCAACGGGCATCAAATGGAAGCTATTGGTTCGGGCTTGGTGATTCTGGTTGACGGACGAGAAGTGAAAGACACCAGTTTAACACAAGTGGAATTGGGTCAGCCTATATCAATCAATCATTTGGTAACACACGTGATGAGTCAATTTGATAAATTTGATCTAAATACATATAAAATGAGTATTCATTCTTCGCAATATACAAATTAA
- the cphA gene encoding cyanophycin synthetase: protein MKILKIQALRGPNIWSVRRKKLIQMRLDLEEMEEFPTNKIEGFRERIEAMFPTMIEHRCSEGTRGGFFSRVERGTWMGHVIEHIALEIQTLAGMETGFGRTRETKTPGVYNVVFSYTEENVGLFAAESAVRIAEALIAGTEYDVEADIQRMREIRERVRLGPSTGSIVEEAVARDIPWIRLGTNSLVQLGYGINQMRFQATITCKTSNIAVDIACDKEETKRLLELASIPVASGGICVDEEDLEEVVKKIGYPIVIKPLDGNHGKGASINVKNWEDAVTGLAYAKNYSRRVIVEKFITGFDFRVLIIDHKLVAAAKREPAHVKGDGVQTIQQLIDETNQDPRRGYGHENVLTQIDVDRDTTDLLDKLGYTLETIPNKGEIVYLKSTANLSTGGTSVDVTDMMHPENIFLCERISRVIGLDVCGIDIMAENLTQPLKENGGCILEVNAAPGFRMHLAPSEGLPRNVAAPVIDMLYPPGKPSRIPIIAVTGTNGKTTTTRLIAHIVKNNGYKVGFTTSDGIYVQNHMMEKGDTTGPISAEYILKDPTVEFAVLETARGGILRSGLGFSRCDIGIITNIQEDHLGLSDIHTLDDLARVKSVVVRSVKEDGWAILNAEDEQCLKIAKDLSCNVAYFSMDENAPIVKQFAKEGKIVAVYENGFITIKKGEWKIRVERATHVPLTLGGKAKFMIANVLAATLAAYLQGFKTEDISLSLQTFIPSAAQTPGRMNIFEFKKFKVLIDFAHNPAGYRGVEEYLSTVEATKKIGIIAGVGDRRDEDIKECAMIAARMFDHIIIRQEKHLRGRTEQEIIDLIMEGISESERTVTYEIITKETEAIKHAINSAEDGTFITALSDVITNAIEIVQEYLDKENEEVS from the coding sequence ATGAAAATATTAAAAATACAAGCCTTAAGAGGACCTAACATTTGGAGCGTTCGCAGAAAAAAATTAATCCAAATGCGATTAGATTTGGAAGAAATGGAAGAATTTCCCACCAATAAAATTGAAGGATTTAGAGAGCGAATTGAAGCAATGTTTCCAACGATGATTGAACATCGCTGTTCAGAAGGAACCAGAGGTGGTTTTTTCTCTCGTGTAGAACGAGGCACGTGGATGGGACATGTTATTGAGCATATTGCATTAGAAATTCAAACGCTAGCCGGCATGGAAACAGGCTTTGGAAGAACGCGTGAAACCAAAACACCCGGTGTTTATAATGTGGTTTTTAGTTATACCGAAGAAAACGTGGGCTTGTTTGCGGCTGAAAGTGCTGTTCGTATTGCCGAAGCTTTAATTGCTGGAACCGAATACGATGTGGAAGCAGACATTCAAAGAATGCGTGAAATTCGTGAACGCGTTCGTTTGGGACCGTCAACCGGAAGCATTGTGGAAGAAGCAGTTGCACGCGATATTCCTTGGATTCGCTTAGGCACTAATTCCTTAGTTCAGTTGGGATACGGCATTAATCAAATGCGTTTCCAGGCAACTATCACTTGCAAAACAAGCAATATTGCTGTGGACATTGCTTGTGATAAAGAAGAAACCAAACGCTTGTTAGAATTGGCATCGATTCCTGTGGCAAGTGGCGGCATTTGTGTGGATGAAGAAGATTTAGAAGAAGTAGTGAAAAAAATTGGATATCCAATTGTGATTAAACCTTTAGATGGCAATCACGGCAAGGGTGCATCAATCAACGTGAAAAATTGGGAAGATGCGGTCACCGGATTGGCTTATGCAAAAAATTACAGCCGCAGAGTGATCGTTGAAAAATTTATTACCGGATTTGATTTCCGTGTGTTGATAATCGATCATAAATTGGTTGCGGCTGCCAAAAGAGAACCCGCTCATGTGAAAGGTGATGGCGTGCAAACCATTCAACAATTAATCGATGAAACCAATCAAGATCCAAGACGCGGGTACGGACATGAAAATGTTTTAACGCAAATTGATGTGGATCGAGACACCACCGATTTATTGGACAAATTGGGCTATACTTTAGAAACAATTCCCAACAAAGGCGAAATTGTATATTTAAAATCTACTGCTAATTTAAGCACTGGTGGAACATCGGTTGATGTGACTGATATGATGCATCCCGAAAACATTTTTCTTTGCGAACGCATTTCTCGCGTAATTGGTTTAGATGTTTGCGGAATTGATATCATGGCAGAAAATCTAACACAACCACTTAAAGAAAATGGTGGATGTATTTTAGAAGTAAACGCAGCTCCTGGTTTCCGCATGCACTTGGCTCCAAGCGAAGGCTTACCCAGAAATGTTGCCGCTCCGGTGATTGATATGTTGTATCCGCCGGGAAAACCAAGCCGTATTCCTATCATTGCTGTAACAGGAACAAATGGCAAAACAACTACCACCCGATTAATTGCACATATTGTAAAAAATAACGGTTACAAGGTAGGTTTCACCACATCAGACGGAATTTACGTGCAAAACCACATGATGGAAAAAGGCGACACCACCGGACCTATTTCAGCAGAATATATATTGAAAGACCCTACGGTAGAATTTGCTGTTTTAGAAACGGCAAGGGGAGGCATCTTAAGATCGGGGCTTGGATTTAGTCGTTGTGATATTGGAATCATCACAAATATTCAAGAAGATCATTTGGGATTGTCTGATATTCATACGTTAGACGATTTAGCCCGCGTAAAAAGTGTGGTTGTGCGCAGTGTGAAAGAAGATGGATGGGCAATCTTAAACGCAGAAGATGAACAATGCCTGAAAATTGCAAAGGATTTAAGTTGCAATGTGGCTTATTTCAGCATGGATGAAAATGCCCCAATCGTAAAACAATTTGCAAAAGAAGGAAAAATTGTAGCGGTTTATGAAAACGGTTTCATCACCATAAAAAAAGGTGAATGGAAAATTCGTGTAGAAAGAGCCACTCATGTTCCGTTAACTCTTGGTGGAAAAGCAAAATTTATGATTGCCAATGTGTTGGCAGCAACTTTAGCGGCATATTTGCAAGGATTTAAAACCGAAGATATTAGTTTATCCCTACAAACATTTATTCCGAGTGCTGCACAAACTCCGGGACGAATGAACATTTTTGAGTTTAAAAAGTTTAAAGTTTTGATTGATTTTGCACATAATCCTGCTGGTTATCGTGGTGTGGAAGAATATTTAAGCACCGTGGAAGCCACTAAAAAAATAGGAATTATTGCCGGAGTTGGCGATCGCAGAGATGAAGACATTAAAGAATGTGCCATGATTGCTGCCCGAATGTTTGACCATATTATTATTCGACAGGAAAAACACTTGCGTGGCAGAACCGAACAAGAAATCATCGATTTGATTATGGAGGGCATTTCAGAATCAGAACGCACTGTTACTTATGAAATCATTACTAAAGAAACCGAGGCTATAAAACACGCAATAAACAGCGCCGAAGACGGCACTTTTATTACTGCCTTGAGTGATGTAATTACCAATGCAATCGAGATTGTTCAGGAATATTTGGATAAAGAAAACGAAGAAGTTAGTTAG